DNA from Luteolibacter yonseiensis:
TCCCCACCGTTCGCGGTGATCACCGCACCCAGGCTCGCGCCGCGCGAACCGATGTTGGTGGCGTTTCCCGTAACGACGGTCGGGGGGAGCGGCGAGGTTTCGAACGACTCCTCGTTTGACCAGGAATCACCCGCGCCGTTCGTCGCCCGGGCGATGAAATGGTAGGTCGTGTTCGCGGCGAGTCCGCCGATCTGGGTGGAAAAAGCGGCGGATTGGGTGCCGGTGAGGGTGGTGCTGTGCTGCCAATCCGCCGGAACGTTGGCTCCGGAGGAGCTTCCCCAGAAGATGGTGACCGTCGGTGCGGAGTTTCCGACAGATGTCACTTCTCCGTTCAATGTCGCCGTCGCCGCGGTGATTCCGGTGGCGGGCAGCGTTGACAGAACCGCCGATCCCGGAGGGAACAGAGGACTGGCATCCAGCCGGATGTTGTCAAAATGGGACCTGCCCTCGCCGCGGGCGCGGAGGAGGATCCGGATGGTTTTGCCGACCGCGGAAGGATTGGCCTGCGTATCAAAAACCAATGGCGGCGCATCCGCGAAGGTGCCCGCGGGGACGGTGCCGTAAACACTGTGGGAGCCGGTGGCCCTCACCACCCCGGTGGAATCCGCCAGCAGGTATTGGGTCTGGTTGCCTGGAGACGTCAGGCCGGATCGGTTCCCTACTCCGACGGTGAGAGTGTAGCGTGTGTTCACCTGATACGTGACACCGAGATCCTGCCACACGTCGTAATCCTGGACCATGCCAAGGTGATCCGTGCCATCGGATGAGAAACCATTGATGTACTCTTCAAAGGAGCTTCCGTTGTTCGGCCCACCCGTGCCGGTCCATTCCGGGCCGATGGCGCTGCTATACCCTCCGGATGTCAGGGTGTTTCCTTCGAAGGAAAAGTCTCCGATCGACACGGGGGCTGCGGTCAGGGGCTGGAAAATGAGCGCGGCAAGGCTCACCAGTCGCGCGAGGCGGGTGTGGAACATCATGGGTTTGAAGGGAAATGATACGCCGGTTTCCGATGGTTTCTCCAACAAACGGGACGTGATTGGAAAAACTCCCCGAGTGGGGTGGTCCGTCTGGTATCCGGCGATGGTATCTCCACCGGATACCGGTTCTGGAATCTTCCATTCGGGTTAGTGGCGGACCATTTCCTCAAGCGTGCGTCCCGCCGCGAGGATGGAGTAGTCGTCGTAGGTCACCTTTTCCGCGGGCGGCCAGAAGATTCCCGCTGCGATCCGGCCCGCCACCCATTCCGCACAGGCTTCCGCAGCCTCCAGATCGGCTGGCTCGAAGCCGCTCCATTCATGGATCGCCACATCCGCCTCTGTCGATCGAAGGGTGAAATAACACGGAGCCGGCATGGGGTCGCCCCGTTTCACCAAGGCCGCCGCATAGAGCGGGAGTTGCAGGTTATGCCAAAGGAACTCCGCGGTCTTCCCCTTGTCCTCGCCGAGGTAAACGGCCGGACATTCCCGGCTGAGATGGGAGGCGAGAGTGGTGCCGGATGTCAGTTTTTTCCGGTGCGCCTTGTCCACGCTGTCGACCTTGCCTGTTTTGTAATCCAGCACCCGCAGTCTGCCGGATTCCCGATGGCGGTCGATGCGGTCGATTTTCGCGACGATGGACGCACCGCCCACCGGCAGTTCCACCTTGCGCTCGACATCCACGACCTCCCAACCGTCGATTCTGTTGGCCGCCTGCACGCGGGACAGCCAGAGGAAGCGCTGGCGCAGCGCCTCGGTCTGGATGCGCACGGCGAGAGGGGATCTCTTGCCAAACCACTCGGCCACCACCCGATTGAGTTCGGCGGACAACCAGTCGTGGATGGCCTCGGGTTTTTCAAAATCCCGTGCCTCCGTGTCGCGCCCCCAGCGTTCCAGCACCTCGTGGGTCACATTGCCGAAATCCCGCGCGTTCCATTCCGCCCGCCCCGTTTCCGAGCACTGCATTTTCACCGCGTGTTTCAGATAATAGCGGAAAGGGCAGGCGAGGTAGTCGCCGAGGGAGGTGACGTTCAGGCGTTTCGGCGGCTCCACGGTGCGTGGTTGCCACTTCCAGTCGGTTTCCCTGCGCAATCCGGCTTCGGGTGGTTCGACCTCCTTGAAAAGAAGTTTCACACGCCCCGGGAGCTCGTCCCGGCCGGCGGCCAACAAAAGGCGGGACGGCAGCAGTGACTCGCCTCCCGCACCGTTCTTCCCACAGATCACATCCACCCGTCCGCCATCCTTGCGGGCTTCCAGCATGGAATGATAGAGGAACGCGTCCCGGGCCGCCCGATCCGAGTCCTTGATGAGTCCGAGCCTGTCCCGGCCGGCCTCGCTCAGCCATGGTTCGCCGCCGCCTCGTGCGGGCACCTTGCCATCGTTCATGCCGCAGAGAACCAGATGCCGTCCCGGCTCGTGGAAAAGCTCCAACCATCCCTGAACATCCAGGACCCTGCCGGCAGGTGGTAGCGGAACAGGGGAGGGGATGCCGGAGAGCATCAGCTCGATCCAGAAGGTGGCACCCCGCCTCACCTTCTCCATCAAGGGCACGGCATCCGCCAGCCATTGCGCCATTGCCGCGGATGTTTCCTGGGTCTTCGGCCCGCAGCGGGCGAGCACGCCAAGCATCCGCTCCATGGAGCCAGCGAAATTTTCTCTCAGGAAACTTGCCCGCCAGTTTTCCAACCCCTCCGCCGCGGCAAGCAGTTCCTCCGCCGCGACCTTGTCCGCGTCCGTGCGGAAAGTTTCGGCTGCGATCCGGCGGCGCAGATCATCGGTTCTCGCCACCATCCAGCGATCCCGGAGTTCCGCCAGGGTTTTGGCTTTCTGCGCGCGTTTCCCCGATACCAATACCCCCGTTTCCGGCAGGGCCAGCAGATTGGACATCGCCGCCAGCGTCGGATCGCCAAGCCACGCACTCCATATCC
Protein-coding regions in this window:
- a CDS encoding PD-(D/E)XK nuclease family protein; the protein is MLDSMVERVFLGWDRPFLAKTVAWLLERRGELPGMMVVVPTAQSGRRLREALAEAAGAVMSPQVVTPGSFLQFGDAVAATDWSERVAWVEVLESIGDWSEFGALFPEPPGEERNWAGGLAQEMLRLRHSLQENGLMMANAAWKLRDTVEAERWQALARLEELVEKKLQSWGEKSRSRILAEGLSMPGGISRIVLAGVAEMPPLVERAWLAWEKRVTALIGAPENEAAGFSPIGRALESWTERRQPWPDGSVQVVADPRQQAVEALRVVGEMGTPSNEVALGSADTEVGEELAHAFTREGWPTFHPAAIGVTGGLTHWFRIWSAWLGDPTLAAMSNLLALPETGVLVSGKRAQKAKTLAELRDRWMVARTDDLRRRIAAETFRTDADKVAAEELLAAAEGLENWRASFLRENFAGSMERMLGVLARCGPKTQETSAAMAQWLADAVPLMEKVRRGATFWIELMLSGIPSPVPLPPAGRVLDVQGWLELFHEPGRHLVLCGMNDGKVPARGGGEPWLSEAGRDRLGLIKDSDRAARDAFLYHSMLEARKDGGRVDVICGKNGAGGESLLPSRLLLAAGRDELPGRVKLLFKEVEPPEAGLRRETDWKWQPRTVEPPKRLNVTSLGDYLACPFRYYLKHAVKMQCSETGRAEWNARDFGNVTHEVLERWGRDTEARDFEKPEAIHDWLSAELNRVVAEWFGKRSPLAVRIQTEALRQRFLWLSRVQAANRIDGWEVVDVERKVELPVGGASIVAKIDRIDRHRESGRLRVLDYKTGKVDSVDKAHRKKLTSGTTLASHLSRECPAVYLGEDKGKTAEFLWHNLQLPLYAAALVKRGDPMPAPCYFTLRSTEADVAIHEWSGFEPADLEAAEACAEWVAGRIAAGIFWPPAEKVTYDDYSILAAGRTLEEMVRH